The DNA sequence CAAAGGGGGTGGAGCATACAAAACTTACAAGAATTCCATCAAGCCCTCCTTGGTAAATAGTGGTTAAAACTCTCCTTGAATGACTCCTAGTGTTGGTCATAGGTATACCCTTCAACTATAAATATTATGGGCAACTGGAGTCATATTCCATACCTTCCTTAGTAGGAAATCATACTTTTagaaaggtattaaacactaatTAAAGGTCTTCCACTTAGGAGTTGACTTAATTGTAAAATACAGTTAATCCATCCTTTTTTTCGCTTGATATATGGTTAGACAATAAGGCTCCTGTGTACATCTGACCCGATCTATTTCTTATGTGGTAGCATCCATGCCTCATAGTGTTTGGGTTTTAGCTATATTTGACCCTTACTAGCAACACTAGTTTTGTTGAACTTCTTAGGCACCCCATGCTTTGCGATTAAGAGATCGGATTATAAGACTTGGCACTGAAATTAAACTGAGagtttttctattaaatcttcCTATAACTTTTTGAACGATAAGCAAAACATTGTGGATGGAAGCTAGCCTGCTAAAAATGAAGGTGTTCTACTGGCTCACTTGGGATAACAAGTTCTTAACTATGGATAACCTTGTTAAATGGGCTTGTAACTGACAACCACTTGTATGCTCTGTCATACGTCAGTAGAAACTGCAAACCAATTGCTAACTTGTCAGCAAGTATGTCTCTAAAGTCTGAGCTCACTTCTCCATGATTTTCAATTCCTCCAATTCCATTTACTGTTAAGGATGTGTGGTCCCACTGGGAGAGTTCTAGCATTCCAAGTTTAGATGGTCTCGAGACCCTCCTCATCCAGGCAATTTGTTAGAATATTtggttcaaaaaaaaaaatcatgttttcatTTGAACATGACCATTATTGTATCTTTcaattatttgcaaaattaatCACATGCTAATTGTCTAGATTAATGCAACTCTAGTGGCCAAAAAAGCCAAGCTAGAAAAAGTTACCTTATTGATCAGATGAAGCCTCAACTTCGTTGGCCCCCTTGCAAATGAATTGGAAAGTCCTCCTAATTCCTAATATTTAAATCTGATAGCTTGTCTTTTTATCgtcttttattgtgctttcatactgtttctttttctttccattatTAGAATGTACAAGTCTTTGTTTTcagtcatattttttttcccgTCAACTTGTACTTGTCCTTTCTTTAATAAATTCTGGTTTATACACTctttttcctataaaaaaaaaattatgcaactAAGTGGACCAATGTttacaaatatatgtatatatatatatatatatatgtaaattattaCATTAGACGAAGAAATGAGAAAACTCAAGCGCATGCTTTATTGTCGATACTCATAAACTTATTATTGTCTAATACAAATATTAGTTGGGCTGTCTGAACAAAAAATTGATCTTTTCAAATATAACTCTTTTCTGCTGGCTTGCTGGAGAGGATAAAATTCTCACTCTTACAAATCTTTTCAAAAGAAGGTGCAACTTTCAAAACACCTCTGATACTTGTGTTTTATGCCACAATGCCTCAGAGGACCttgatcatctttttcttaattgcaCCTTCTCAAACCGAATCTGGGCATTTTTTCTTCAACTCTTTGACCCAATCTTCCCTCCACAATCTATCCCCTCGCTCTGGACTACCTGGTTACCATCCATTAATCTTCAACTCCGATGCATCTGGGATTTCATCTCCCGAGCGATCTTATGGAATATCTCGGATTGAACGGAATACCCGTATTTTTTTCAACTTAATGCTTTACCGTTCTacactattatttttaaatcgcTAACATGCTTTGCTCTCTTGGTTTTCTTTAGCTTCTGACCGTAACCAGCAATCTCTCTCCGAGGCATCCCTACGAATCAAGCGCTCTCTCAATTTTCTTAGTGCTAGAGTCTCCACTCATTCTAGCGATCAAGATCCAGATGTAGCACAGGAGTAGTCCCTACACCTATCTGATTGGGACAGGCTCGATGATCCGATGCGGTGTCATGCATCCGACTTTTATCTTTGGCTTTTTCCTCGTTTTTCTAGTACGTTGTTGTTATGTTGTACTTAGTTTTGTTCCTCACCTCGGTGAGAGGACCGTTTCTCATTTCCTTTGCTAtttcaataaagttgtggtttatccacatttttcaaaaattgacggttataaatagaaaaaaacagtttataaaattattttaggctttttaaaaacaattttgcTTTATATTCCTTTGAAAATTGGCTGTTTATCTTACATGCATGCTTTAATATAAAATGACTAATTTCTCTGTATGCCTTCAAAAATGCTTTTCTATAAATTCCTGTAAAAgttggtctttttttttaaaattattttttatttatttatgaaacacAATTGAGCCCACATCCcatttactctctctctctctctctatatatatatatatatatatatatatatataaataatgattaaccgtagtataaatatatttttatagagaGATGATCCCACGGAACCAGTTCCATGATAGTTACTATAGAACCAAGATGTGGCTCAACCTCATCCGTTGGATTGTTTCGATTTAATAACTTATAAAGTAAAGGGCATGGATCTTTCAAGATAATTACCAATATATCTTTTGATTATataatacaaaacaataaaatttataaacccatgACTAAGATTGAGCCACATCTCGGTTCTGTGGTAACTACCACGGAACCGAGTCTACTTTCCTGTAAAGTTTGCGGGTAGCTTCTTTGctcttttaaaagaaattaaaaactgatattttaaatctaaaaaatttctcttggtcataatatatatatatatatatatatatatatatatatatatatatatatatatatatatatatatataggctaaacatcatctgcggacgttcgtagagtcgtccgcagatgatgtacAGTATTTTTTATAGGGTTGGATGGCTATGATTGATTTAGTTACTGTGCTGAGATTAATTGGACGGTCCAGATCAAAACACtgtgcatcccactttttactGTGCTTATGAATAGTGCACaatgttactgttcacagaacAGTGTGCagccgttggatttcaatccaacggcccatatcaacgttcacagattacgTTTCTGTGAACGTTGACAGAGGATGcaacctcatatatatatatatatatatatataataccaaGTCTCTGaatatgtaagaaaaatatttatctcttttaaatgattgataatttcacaaaatagttttatttaataaaaatcgataaatcaataaaaagtataataattgtaatataCCATATGTCACactggataaaaaaaaatgaaacattttatcaaaaaaaataaaagaaacataactataaccaaataaagaaaaatcaaaacatacacGATCAAATAGGAGAGAAAGCTACACAATCTAACACAAGTGAAAAGAAATCCAAAATGGAGGTAATTCATCCCTCCACAAAAGTGCAAGTTTCACCCAACAAATAATAACCAGTGATGGATATCATCCCTCCTTGGTAATTGGTcgaaaaaaacatcaattgaaaataatattcCAAATAATTGCCTTACTTTGGCGATCCCAAGTGCCTCAAAAGTTAACTCCTACCTTAACTCTCCAAAGAAACAATATCTCTGCCACGATGTTTAAAAACAGATGAAAAATGTACATacttggataaaaaaaaaaaattaaagaaaaaaaataaaaagataattaaaaaaacaaatggttGACTATTTCTTCCGCTGCATGCCAAAACACAATCAAAGATACTCCTGAGAACCTCTGTAACCgttttcacaaaaataaaattataaaaaaatattatacacataattacttattttttcatgttattataacaaataaaagataaaaacaccATGACAACAAACCTTGCGGATATTCGGGAAGCTAACACCCTGATGCAGGACTTATGTCTCGCTGAACCCCCGGCGATGGGGAGGAGGTTTACCCTGGACTAATGGGCAAGATAATCCTATTTGGGTTAAGTTAGATAGGTTTGTTGTTAACAGGGCTTGTGTGGATCACTTCCCTAGGTTGATTCAAAACTGTCTCCTGAGGTTTGGATCGGATCATGTCCCTATCAGACTTGAGGTGGGGATGCATTGCGCTAAACCTAGGTTGTTCCGCTTCGAGAAAGTTTGGACAACGGTGGATGGGTTCTCTGAGCTGATAGCCGGATGGTGGGCCGAGTCCAACCCCCACGGTTGTGGTGCTTTTGTTTTGTCTAAGAAATTGGCTTGGCTTAGGGAGCAGCTCAGAAGATGGTCGAAAGAGAGTTTTGGCTCCATTAAACTTCGGAAACTTGCGATGTTACATGACTTAGAGAGTTTTGATGTCATCAAAGAATCCAGGTGTCTTTCTCCTTAGGAAATTATCCAGGAGCGCGATCTATTGGGGTGTTTAGCGGAGATTCGAAGGCAAGAGGAAGTTTACTGGAAGCAGCGATCCCGTCTGAAGTGGCTGAAGGAGGGGGATGAGAACACGAGATATTTTCATGCGGTGGCAAATGGGAGGAAAAATGTAAACTTTATTCCTTCGATTAATACTGGATCTAGCTCTGTCACCGATGTCAGAGACATTGGGAAAATCTTTGAACAGCATTTTAGGGGAGTTTTTGGTCAGCGAAGGAATTTTCGCTTCAAGGTGGATCTCGGTATCCTTCTGAGGAATAAACCTTTCGTGGACTTGTCTTCTCTTGAACGCCCCTTTACGTTGGAGGAAGTGAAAAAGCGTTTTGACTTAGGAAGTGACAAAAGCGGGGCGGATGGTTTTtccaatgtttttcttcaaGTCTAACTGGGAGATTGTTAAAGATGAGATCATGCATCTTTGTAACGACTTCTACATGGGGACGGCGAATTTAGAGCGAATTAATTGGGTCTGTATTGCTCTTATTCCTAAGGTCTTGATCAGTCTAATCGGGGATTACCGTCCCATTAGCCTTATTAACTCCTCTGTTAAAATTCTTAGCAAGCTTCTGGCCTCGAGACTCAGCCTGGTGATGGACTCTTTGGTGGATCACGCGCAATCGGCGTTTCTCAAAGGGAGGTGTATAATGGACAATATTGCTATGGCGGAGGAGACAATCTTCAGCATACATAAAAGGAGACTGAAGGGGCACATTCTTAAGGTGGATTTTTTGAAAGCTTTTCGACTTCGGTTGATTGGGACTTCTTGTTGGAGCTTCTGGAGGTCAGGGGTTTTGGACCTAATTGGATACGATGGACTTCCTCTATTCTCAGATCGTCGAAAGCTTCGATCTTAATTAACGGGTCCCCTAGTGGTTATGTGAGATACGGGAGAGGGTTGAGAGCAGGGGATCCTCCGTCGCCCGTGCTCATGTTTGTGCTTGTTTCTGATGTGTTGTGCGCGATGTTCGACAACGCACTGACCTCAAAAATTCTGATCGGGGTGCCACTGGGGGATCAGGGTCGTATCTGTAATCTTCACTATGCGGACGACTTACTGATTTTTACGGTGGGTGGAGCTGAAGACCTTAGGGTTATTAAGCTGATTCTACTGATCTATGAAGGACTTTCCGGATTGGAAACTAATTTTTCGAAAACTTGTCTGTACACTACGAATATGCACCATCTTCCGCATGCGAGCGAGGCAAATACGATCAACTGTGATGTGGGTCTTCTTCCGGTAACCTATCTGGGTATACGGTTTGAGCGAAGGCGTAGCGAGGCTGGGAATGCTTGATTGCCAAAGTCCGAGGTCGTCTGTCCTCTTGGAAATCGTCCTATATCTCTATTGGTGGACGACTCACCCTCGTTAACGCGGTTTTTATCGGCGAGTTCCGAGCGTATTGGATGTCTCGTGCAGTTCTGCAAGTGGGtgatcaaaagaaattgataggATCGGAAGAGACTTCCTTTGGTCCGGACGACATCGAACATCTGGGTGTCAGTCCGGTGGCTTGGAGAAATATCCGATGCGCTAAGGAACAAGGAGGTTGGGGCATCTTGGAACTATCGGCCTTTAACTTGGCCTTGCTGGGAAAATGGAGATGGAAACTATTGACTGATGCAAACTGGGGGGGGAACTAAGATCCTGAGATTCAATTATAATATTACTACTTGGGATTTGTTTAGGGGTCCGGTTGGGAGAGTCTCTTTCTTTTGGGCTGGGGTCTCTCGATGTCTCCCTGCTTTTAGGGGATGTGTTTCGGTCCAGGTCAAAGAGGGATCTAATTCTCTCTTCTGGAAAGACAAATGGTTAAATGGAATTGCGCCTATGTTTATCTGGCCAGCTGAATTCCTGGCGTCTACTTCGCCTTATGGGACGGTTCGGGAGTTGGCGATATTACTTGGTCGACCTCCGTTCGTGAATTATCCGGGGGTTGAACAGCTTCGCTCCAGTTTAAATGTGGGGTTGGATGGTGACAGTGATCTGAAGGTCTGGGGATTGACGGCCAATGATTCCTTCTCTGTCAGGTCCTTCTACAGTTTGTTGAATGATGGTGGTCTTCGTTGCCCCCTTGCTAACTCCTTTTGGAAAGGTCCTTGCCCTAGAAAGGTTAATATTCTTAACTGGCTTGCTTGGAAGAACAAAATTCTTTCTCTGGAAAATCTTGCTAGACGAAGATGCAATAGACTCCCGACGGACACATGTGTCCTTTGTCATTCGGATACCGAATCGGTTGACCATTTATTCCTAAAGTGTCGGTTCTCCCGGGAAGTTTGGTCCTATCTATGTAGGTCCCTTACCTTACCTGTTTTACCCCTGTCGATGGGCCTCTTGTGGAGTAGTCGGAGGCACTTTGTCGGCCGGGATGCTGGGGGTTTGCAGATTGGGTGGTTAAAGCTTTTGTGTGGTCTATCTGGCTCACGAGAAATGATTATATCTTTGCTGATAAATGTGTTAATCCCCTTGTTGTTATGAAGATGATTGCTCGTTTGATGTTATCTTGGCTCTCTGCGACTCAATTGATTTGAGGGTGAAGATGGAGGACCATATTGCTACCATCAAGCGGAGTTTAGATTTCGCGGGAGACCTCGATTACGTTGGGAGGAGACTACCCCTATGATTGAGGTGGATCAGGTTAGTGGGGAGGAATAGATTTTTGTTCCGAATGGGTCAggaggagacccgttgttcctcctttttcttttgctgTTTTGTTGTCGTGGTTCTGTTTTTGTTTCCACAGCTAGTGGAAGGGCTGCTGTATTTGTTTACTCTCTGCTTATTTAATCgtatggtttatccaccttttcaaaaaccATGACAGTAACTATCATAGTTGTGATTCAGAGATTGGTCTCTCACAATATAATTCATATTCTAGATCCCGGTGAAGTTCTGTATGAGAAATATCTTTCGTCTTCCTTCTAATATTGTATGTACATTTGCCGTttatcgaaaagaaaaaaaaaagaaaaaaaaaagaagaaaaggagcaCTATGAAAATTATCCTTGTAATTTTCAATATTTCTAAGGGGTATATACCTAAAAAAGCCCACACCGCACTTGCTTGTTATATAAAACGGCCTTCATTCAAAACGCAGAAGTTCGGGAGCGAGCTAGAGCGCCAATGGCGACGGGAAAGGCATTCTTCTTCGAATGCTTTCGAAGCCATGGCCTCTGGACGAAGCCTCGCTATCCCTCGATGCCCAAGTACCCGAAGGGTTCCTCCCTGAAATCCCCTGGTAGGGATGACCCTGAGGCGGCGGTGATGGAGAATAAGGCCACGGCGTTGTTCTCGGTCATTGGAATGACGTGCTCTGCTTGCGCCGGCTCGGTGGAGAAGGCCATCAAGAGGCTTCCTGGGATTCATGATGCTGCGGTGGATTTGTTGAGTAATCGAGCTCAGGTCTTGTTCTACCCCGCCTTTCGTCTCGGTGAGTGTTGagggtttttgtttgattttgttcttggaatgatgctagggttttggatcggagttggttttgatttttttgtgttttttctttttttccctatttttggttgttcttattttgtttattgcTTTGGTTAATTGATGGAATTTTCATCGCTTTTATTTGAGATGGAGATAGCATCTTTGTGGCTTTGAATGTTTTGTGAGGTAGATCAAATGAAGGTGTTCTGATTAGTGTGTTTTGTGATATTGGGGGTGAGTAGAATTTTTGactattttttagattttttgtaatcttttgctttgtttttaagGTTCAATATTAGATTCATGAAAATTATAAAGCTCTGTATTGGTAGATTGGTATATCGCAGTGGTATACTTTTGTTcatatagtgttttttttttcgcttTTTAGGATGCGTGGCTTTTGCAGGTTGGCTGGATTGAGCAGGATGTGAAAAGGATAGCCTTAAATTTCTTGTATGCAAAAGAAAAGAACTAACTTGATttggaaatgtttttttttattaatattgaagACAACATCCACTAGGTGTGGAGGAACATCGGactaaattttgattaatagtgcgcttttctttttgtgtaactctttcttgtttgaattATCGCTTCCCATTTGCTGATAGATTTATAAAGAGTAATGTTTTGAATTGAAAGCTTTACACATGCAATTACTAATGAGATTTCTGAATTGCTTCTCGGATGAAATTTTAACAATCTTAATATACTTAATATACCGAAGAGTAGCTAATTTTTGAGAATGAAATAACAAGTGCAAGAATGAAATATTTCCTATGTTCCAGTTGATTTTCGCATTTGTATGTCAGATTGTTTACTTTCTAAGATTTCTTTGTTTAGATAAAGTGTTGAActgcttttaaatttttcattcttaaatttcttttatttttacagaAATGACTTGAATAgggaatttttctttttcttttcttatagaTGCATTTGTAGTAGTGTTctgaattgaaaattttacatATGCAATTGCTTTTGGCCTTTTTTAAGTGGCCTCATGTTCTTTTAACAATCATATATTAGAGAAAGGAGGATTACTATTTAGGTGTAAACCAACTTTGTCCTTGACTAACATGTGAAAGACATACTCATCCTCATTCCAGTTAATTTTGTATGGCATTGTGGCATCCCATTGAGAGATGGGTTATTTTGCATAGTACTTGTCTTTTAGCTCATGAATCATACAGAATAAAAGACTATATAAGGAATTATACTATCcacattgtatatatatatatataaaagaaaagaaaagactgTCCACATTATTTGCAGGGCAGTTTACTATATGAAATCAAGTATGATGCCTTTGGTTTATTGGACTTTTATATCAAGTAGAAACTTGAAATAAGCAAGCGTTGTGTTGAGTCAATTAAACTTGGATTTCTAATTTAGGGTGAGTTTGATTGAAGTTGAAGAATGGTAGCTTACCTTAAGTTTTAGTCTTCCTTCCAGAATTGGATTAAGTTTACATTCACATGTAAGCACCAAACCCCAACTTTACTTGCAAGATTATTCTTCCGTGTTCATTTGTGGTTAAGTGCAACCTAACAATAACTCATTTCTAAGCAAATTCTAGTGATATTCACTGCATAAAGAGGGCAAGAATGCTAGATTGAGGTGATGGTCCCTAGGAAGCATGCTCTGGCAAAGCATTGCGGCAAGTGGACATAATTTTCATATGTAAAGCGCCTTTTTCACATCAACCACTTTATCTCATCAAACTCATACAACTAGAATATtcatatttgcatgaataatgtATGTCTGCAATGCACAAATGCTGATGTATATGTTTGCAGAAGTACAAATATTGTACACATATATACACTGCATAGTGAAATTGGGTTGATAGTATTCTATCTGAGTAGATACAGTAATggacttctttttttattatccttGTGCAAAGTACTAATTATCATGTGTGTACCATGTGTTTGCTCAGGGTGCATCTGATCTCAAGCATGAATTTTAACTTCCTGGATTACCAAAGAAATTTCTAACCTAATGCTGCATGCAAATTTCAGGAAGAACAAATTCGAGAGACCATTGAAGATGTTGGATATGTAGCTGCATTGATTAAAGAGGAAGTGAATGAAAAATCAACTCTAGTATGTAGAATCCGAATAATAGGAATGACTTGTACTTCTTGCTCAGGGACTGTAGAGTCTGCTTTGCAAGGTGTTCGTGGTGTGCAGAAAGCCATAGTAGCTCTGGCAACTGAAGAGGCGGAAATTCAGTATGATTCTAAAATTGTTGGTGCTGATCAGCTCATGAAGGCAGTCGAAGATACTGGTTTTGAAGCTATTCTTATCTGCACAGGAGAAGATAGGAGTAAAGTAGAACTCAAACTTGATGGAGTATGCACTGAACGGTCTTTGAGAATTATCGAAAAATCTCTTCAAGCACTTCCTGGTATAGAAAAATGTAGTATTGATCCTGTGCTTAATAAAGTCTCCTTATCTTACAATCCTGACCAGACTGGTCCTCGGAATTTCATTGAAGTTATCGAATCATCTGGTTCTGGACATTTGAAGGCATCGCTGTATCCTGAAGACGGAGGATACAAGCCTCACAGGCACCATGAGATTAAACAGTACTATCAATCTTTCCTTTGGAGTTTGGTTTTCACAATCCCAGTGATCCTCACTTCAATGATATTCATGTACATCCCTGGGATTAAACATGGGCTAGATATAAAGATAGTAAATATGTTGAGCATTGGTGAGCTTTTGAGATGGATACTAGCAACACCTGTTCAATTCATTATTGGACGGAGATTCTATATAGGTTCATACAAAGCCTTGCGGCATGGATCTGCAAATATGGATGTGCTGATTGCCCTGGGAACTAATGCAGCATACTTTTATTCATTCTACTCCGTTTTTAAAGCTGCAACTTCACCAAATTTTGAGGCAACTGATTTTTTTGAAACAAGTGCAACGCTCATTTCTTTCATTCTACTTGGGAAGTATCTTGAGGTATTAGCCAAGGGGAAAACATCTGACGCCATTGCCAAACTCATGGATTTGGCCCCTGAAACTGCCACATTGTTAATCTATGACAAAGAAGGAAATGTGCTTGATGAACTGGAGATTGATAGTCGGCTAATACAGAAGAATGATGTGATCAAAATTATGCCTGGAGGAAAAGTGGCttcagatggtcttgttatATGGGGTCAAAGCCATGTCAATGAAAGCATGATAACTGGAGAAGCACGGCCTGTTTTTAAGAGGAAGGGTGATACTGTGATTGGTGGGACTGTGAATGAAAATGGTGTGCTGCATATCCAGGCAACCCATGTTGGATCTGAGAGTGCTCTATCCCAGATTGTCCGACTTGTAGAATCAGCACAAATGGCCAAAGCTCCTGTTCAAAAGTTTGCAGATCGTATTTCCAAGTATTTTGTGCCTTTAGTAAGTATATATTCCCATTCTTTTGCTTTAATTCTctcatttttaaactaaatatcCATGTTGCAAAGGATTTTTTGTGTAACCATTCAGACATTCAGAATTCAATGTAACCTATTTGATAAAGTACAGAACTTGAACCATTCGTACATAATTGGATGACTGAGTTTTTGGACCATTGAGTTTCATCCATATTAAGTGAAACgaatatatacaaaattcaagcatgtattttatgacaaatttttagcttagaaattcaagaaatcaTCACTTCTTAGTAACCAATAATTATATTGTATGCATTGAGGGGTGAGAACCCAAAATCTAACATATCACCAATATTATTAGAAAACCACCAATTCTTCTCGACGCAATGATGGCTATATACGTGCAACAAGTGCAATCTTTATTGGCTCAACGAATTCACCATTTTTGCTGAAACTTTGCTTGATTTTGCCTTTGCAGGTCATAACTATTGCATTCTTCACTTGGTTGTCATGGTTTTTAGCAGGAAAATACCATACTTACCCGAAATCTTTGATACCATCTTCTATGGACTACTTTGAGCTTGCTCTGCAATTTGGTATAACAGTTATGGTCATAGCCTGTCCATGtgctcttggtctagcaactcCTACAGCTGTTATGGTTGGCACTGGAGTCGGTGCTTCACAAGGTGTGCTAATTAAAGGTGGTCATGCCCTGGAGAGTGCACACAAGGTCTGCATGAAATCTCTCTCAATTTTCctacttttaatatatatgactTATAAGAGGTAAACTAAAAGTACACTATGGGTTAGaaaatatttgcatattttcaaGAATTTCTTTGTATGCCTGTTAGTGATCAATGGGGAAACTAGATGCTCTGCAATGTGCCTGTATATGCATGAACATGCCAGATGAGGGACTTTTTAATTGATCCAAGATACTTACACGAAGCATATTATCGTAATATTCTAATCATTTTGGTCTGTAGAGAACAATTGTTATCACTGTATTTTGGCTAAAGAAGATTTTAGTTTTTAGTGGAGCAT is a window from the Dioscorea cayenensis subsp. rotundata cultivar TDr96_F1 chromosome 2, TDr96_F1_v2_PseudoChromosome.rev07_lg8_w22 25.fasta, whole genome shotgun sequence genome containing:
- the LOC120280626 gene encoding copper-transporting ATPase HMA5-like isoform X2, coding for MATGKAFFFECFRSHGLWTKPRYPSMPKYPKGSSLKSPGRDDPEAAVMENKATALFSVIGMTCSACAGSVEKAIKRLPGIHDAAVDLLSNRAQVLFYPAFPSEEQIRETIEDVGYVAALIKEEVNEKSTLVCRIRIIGMTCTSCSGTVESALQGVRGVQKAIVALATEEAEIQYDSKIVGADQLMKAVEDTGFEAILICTGEDRSKVELKLDGVCTERSLRIIEKSLQALPGIEKCSIDPVLNKVSLSYNPDQTGPRNFIEVIESSGSGHLKASLYPEDGGYKPHRHHEIKQYYQSFLWSLVFTIPVILTSMIFMYIPGIKHGLDIKIVNMLSIGELLRWILATPVQFIIGRRFYIGSYKALRHGSANMDVLIALGTNAAYFYSFYSVFKAATSPNFEATDFFETSATLISFILLGKYLEVLAKGKTSDAIAKLMDLAPETATLLIYDKEGNVLDELEIDSRLIQKNDVIKIMPGGKVASDGLVIWGQSHVNESMITGEARPVFKRKGDTVIGGTVNENGVLHIQATHVGSESALSQIVRLVESAQMAKAPVQKFADRISKYFVPLVITIAFFTWLSWFLAGKYHTYPKSLIPSSMDYFELALQFGITVMVIACPCALGLATPTAVMVGTGVGASQGVLIKGGHALESAHKVNCIVFDKTGTLTTGKPVVVSTKLLKNMVLCDFYEYVAAAEVNSEHPLAKAIVQYAKRLRDEENHVWPEVQDFISVTGHGVKAKVGDKEIIVGNKSLMLNSGIHIPVEAYELLAEAEQNAQTGIVVSMNQEVVGVIAISDPLKPGAQDVISILNTMKVKSIMVTGDNQGTANAIAKEVGIDTIVAEARPEQKAEKVKELQMSGFTVAMVGDGINDSPALVSADVGMAIGAGTDIAIEAADIVLMKSNLEDVITAIDLSRKTFTRIRWNYIWALGYNIIGIPIAAGVFFPMTQVRLPPWLAGAAMAASSVSVVLCSLSLKNYKRPKQLETLQIKDIMVQ
- the LOC120280626 gene encoding copper-transporting ATPase HMA5-like isoform X1, with amino-acid sequence MTCTSCSGTVESALQGVRGVQKAIVALATEEAEIQYDSKIVGADQLMKAVEDTGFEAILICTGEDRSKVELKLDGVCTERSLRIIEKSLQALPGIEKCSIDPVLNKVSLSYNPDQTGPRNFIEVIESSGSGHLKASLYPEDGGYKPHRHHEIKQYYQSFLWSLVFTIPVILTSMIFMYIPGIKHGLDIKIVNMLSIGELLRWILATPVQFIIGRRFYIGSYKALRHGSANMDVLIALGTNAAYFYSFYSVFKAATSPNFEATDFFETSATLISFILLGKYLEVLAKGKTSDAIAKLMDLAPETATLLIYDKEGNVLDELEIDSRLIQKNDVIKIMPGGKVASDGLVIWGQSHVNESMITGEARPVFKRKGDTVIGGTVNENGVLHIQATHVGSESALSQIVRLVESAQMAKAPVQKFADRISKYFVPLVITIAFFTWLSWFLAGKYHTYPKSLIPSSMDYFELALQFGITVMVIACPCALGLATPTAVMVGTGVGASQGVLIKGGHALESAHKVNCIVFDKTGTLTTGKPVVVSTKLLKNMVLCDFYEYVAAAEVNSEHPLAKAIVQYAKRLRDEENHVWPEVQDFISVTGHGVKAKVGDKEIIVGNKSLMLNSGIHIPVEAYELLAEAEQNAQTGIVVSMNQEVVGVIAISDPLKPGAQDVISILNTMKVKSIMVTGDNQGTANAIAKEVGIDTIVAEARPEQKAEKVKELQMSGFTVAMVGDGINDSPALVSADVGMAIGAGTDIAIEAADIVLMKSNLEDVITAIDLSRKTFTRIRWNYIWALGYNIIGIPIAAGVFFPMTQVRLPPWLAGAAMAASSVSVVLCSLSLKNYKRPKQLETLQIKDIMVQ